One genomic segment of Panulirus ornatus isolate Po-2019 chromosome 3, ASM3632096v1, whole genome shotgun sequence includes these proteins:
- the LOC139759799 gene encoding protein LZIC-like, giving the protein MASRGKSETQKLRQQMEDQLDRLVVQLADLEECKAELDPEEYEEVRKDTVEQLNEFQSSLSRMTSGDMTLIDSFSAMQLAIQAAISQAFKTPKVIQMFAKKQPDQL; this is encoded by the coding sequence ATGGCCAGTCGAGGAAAATCTGAAACACAAAAGTTGCGGCAGCAGATGGAGGATCAACTGGATCGATTAGTTGTCCAATTAGCTGATCTTGAGGAGTGCAAGGCAGAATTAGATCCAGAGGAGTATGAAGAAGTTCGTAAAGACACTGTTGAGCAGTTGAATGAATTTCAATCTTCGCTGTCTCGCATGACCAGTGGTGATATGACGCTGATTGATTCCTTTAGTGCCATGCAGCTGGCTATTCAGGCAGCTATATCTCAAGCTTTCAAAACACCAAAAGTTATTCAGATGTTTGCAAAGAAGCAGCCAGACCAGCTATGA